In a genomic window of bacterium:
- a CDS encoding response regulator gives MIQGTDKTEPARIMVIDDEAVICDACAQILTDEGYEVVTANNGIAGLEKMKGSKPDVVFVDLKMPGMGGLEVLDRIRGIDKNIVTVVITGYATIESAVDSMKHGALEFLPKPFTPEELAIITWRAVEKHRITVEAERLKNEKEHMRQNFISLVSHELRTPLVAVIQYLEVLSGGILGTMPPEQEKVITRMKIRLNELLLLVNRWLKFARIEETDVRDSFTKFNLKPVIEESLELVKPLAAEKKIELVSSAGADINTVFGDREMIKEVITNIMSNGIKYNHEGGRLSVETMQTADAVIIDITDTGIGIPDEELARVGDEFYRTKREGLAAGSGLGLAIAKKILDIHGGRLEIKSRLDLGSTFSIVLPKAREKNEIVSERSAS, from the coding sequence GTGATACAGGGAACGGATAAGACCGAACCAGCGCGGATCATGGTCATCGATGACGAGGCGGTGATATGCGATGCCTGCGCTCAGATTCTGACCGATGAAGGATATGAGGTGGTAACCGCGAATAACGGAATTGCCGGATTGGAAAAAATGAAGGGATCAAAACCCGATGTTGTCTTCGTTGACCTGAAGATGCCGGGTATGGGCGGGCTCGAAGTGCTTGACCGGATCAGGGGGATCGACAAGAACATCGTCACCGTGGTGATCACCGGCTACGCGACCATAGAATCTGCCGTCGATTCAATGAAGCATGGCGCTTTAGAATTCCTGCCCAAACCGTTCACGCCTGAGGAATTGGCCATTATCACCTGGCGGGCGGTCGAGAAACATCGGATCACGGTTGAAGCCGAGCGGTTGAAAAATGAGAAAGAGCATATGCGGCAGAATTTCATATCGCTGGTCTCGCATGAATTGAGAACACCGCTGGTCGCGGTTATCCAGTACCTTGAGGTCCTGAGCGGCGGGATCCTGGGAACGATGCCGCCGGAGCAAGAGAAGGTGATCACCCGGATGAAGATCCGGCTGAATGAACTGCTTTTGCTAGTCAACCGCTGGCTGAAGTTTGCCCGGATCGAGGAGACGGATGTTCGGGATAGCTTCACAAAATTCAACTTGAAGCCGGTGATCGAAGAATCCCTGGAACTCGTAAAACCACTCGCCGCGGAAAAAAAAATCGAACTCGTGTCCTCTGCCGGCGCTGACATTAATACCGTATTTGGCGACCGCGAAATGATAAAAGAGGTGATCACGAACATCATGAGCAACGGTATTAAATATAACCACGAGGGGGGACGTTTATCGGTCGAGACAATGCAAACTGCAGACGCAGTGATCATTGACATCACCGATACCGGGATCGGGATACCGGACGAGGAACTCGCCCGGGTTGGCGATGAATTTTACCGGACCAAGCGTGAGGGTCTAGCTGCCGGTTCCGGCCTTGGTCTGGCGATCGCCAAAAAAATTCTGGATATCCATGGAGGCCGGCTGGAGATCAAGAGCCGGCTCGATCTGGGCAGCACATTCAGCATTGTTCTGCCTAAAGCACGTGAAAAAAATGAAATTGTATCAGAAAGGAGCGCATCATGA
- a CDS encoding response regulator: MKKVKLLLIDDDNDFCQANKVIFEQAGYEVMMAKNGRTGLDLVHKENPDLIVLDVILPDINGFSICRELKEDPKYSVIPILLMTALGSKPGSYTENIAAQHKADAYLEKPSSPQVILEKVRGLLATVKTAPKQERSMPKILLVDDDPDFLEATRQILAAHRFEVITAKDGDEGIAKAKYEKPDLIVLDVIMPGKDGYTVCFELRKNQQTRPIPIIMLTAIGQQLSRPEYGVEIAIDHLADDFIDKPVEIPALLKKIEKHLMFR, encoded by the coding sequence ATGAAAAAAGTGAAACTCTTGTTGATCGATGATGACAATGACTTTTGTCAAGCCAACAAGGTTATTTTCGAACAGGCAGGATACGAGGTTATGATGGCGAAGAACGGCCGGACCGGGCTCGACTTGGTCCACAAGGAAAACCCAGACCTGATCGTTCTGGACGTCATCCTGCCGGATATCAATGGTTTCTCCATTTGCCGGGAGCTCAAGGAAGATCCCAAGTACTCAGTGATACCGATCCTGCTGATGACCGCCCTGGGTTCAAAACCGGGCAGTTATACCGAGAACATCGCTGCCCAGCACAAGGCGGACGCGTACCTTGAAAAACCATCGTCGCCTCAGGTCATTCTGGAAAAAGTGCGTGGTCTTCTAGCAACGGTTAAAACCGCGCCCAAACAGGAGCGCAGCATGCCGAAGATCCTGCTGGTCGATGACGATCCTGATTTTCTTGAAGCCACGCGGCAGATCCTGGCCGCGCACCGGTTCGAGGTCATCACGGCTAAGGACGGCGACGAGGGCATTGCCAAGGCAAAATACGAGAAGCCTGACCTGATCGTGCTGGATGTTATAATGCCCGGCAAGGACGGTTACACGGTGTGCTTTGAACTGCGCAAGAACCAACAGACCCGCCCCATACCGATAATCATGCTGACCGCGATCGGACAGCAGCTTTCCAGGCCGGAGTACGGCGTGGAGATCGCGATCGACCATCTCGCCGATGATTTTATTGATAAACCGGTCGAAATCCCGGCGCTGCTTAAGAAGATCGAAAAGCACCTGATGTTCAGATAG
- a CDS encoding 4Fe-4S dicluster domain-containing protein, with translation MKSQEQSVTPNFKYEVAKEPGGENIKACYACGICTASCPIREIDTRYNPRQIIRMVLLGMKDRVLKNDFIWFCSTCYSCSERCPQGVRFTDVMNAIKNMAVKEGFIHPAFVQQVELLKQFGRLYEIDEFDNNKRVSFGLPKVEKTKGFTRKLLEITGLDKILARKT, from the coding sequence ATGAAAAGCCAAGAACAATCGGTTACACCAAATTTCAAATATGAAGTGGCAAAAGAACCCGGCGGCGAGAATATAAAAGCCTGCTATGCTTGCGGCATCTGCACGGCGAGCTGTCCTATTCGAGAGATCGATACGCGATATAATCCGCGGCAGATCATAAGGATGGTCCTGCTGGGCATGAAAGACCGGGTTTTGAAGAACGATTTCATCTGGTTTTGTTCAACCTGTTATTCTTGCTCAGAACGGTGCCCGCAGGGGGTACGGTTCACGGATGTCATGAACGCGATCAAGAACATGGCCGTAAAAGAAGGGTTTATTCATCCCGCGTTCGTTCAACAGGTCGAGCTTTTAAAGCAATTCGGCCGCCTGTATGAGATCGATGAGTTCGACAACAACAAAAGAGTCTCGTTCGGATTGCCAAAGGTTGAAAAGACCAAGGGATTCACGCGCAAACTTTTGGAAATCACAGGATTGGACAAGATCCTGGCGAGGAAAACCTAA